Proteins co-encoded in one Waddlia chondrophila WSU 86-1044 genomic window:
- a CDS encoding metal ABC transporter solute-binding protein, Zn/Mn family yields the protein MKKIILLLLCLCLGCSTQPSELSIWLKPNGKIKILSTIGMIEDLVKQVGGDRVDTLTLVKGELDPHSYQLVKGDDEKLAYADIVFYNGLGLEHSPSLRQSLESHPKAYGLGDWILAHDPSLILTYNGTVDPHIWMDASLWAQTIIKIVEVLSENDPEHAKDYQSRGEALYRELIDAHFELQHLMQEVPSKKRYLVTSHDAFNYFARAYLAADREIEDGSWQKRFAAPEGLAPESQLSAADIRLILDHMKKYKIRVIFPESNVSRASIRKLKDAGNEEGLNLEIAPGPLYGDAMGPPGSSGDTYLKMLVHNVRLIAKYLNKNGEDNEG from the coding sequence ATGAAGAAGATCATTTTATTATTGCTTTGTTTATGCCTTGGATGCTCAACTCAGCCTAGCGAATTGAGCATTTGGTTGAAGCCGAATGGAAAGATTAAGATCTTGAGTACGATTGGGATGATCGAAGATCTTGTGAAACAAGTGGGTGGAGACAGGGTTGATACGCTGACTTTGGTGAAGGGGGAGTTGGATCCGCATTCCTATCAACTTGTCAAAGGGGATGATGAAAAACTGGCGTATGCAGATATTGTTTTCTACAATGGCCTTGGACTGGAACATTCACCGAGCCTTCGGCAATCCCTGGAAAGTCATCCTAAAGCATACGGGCTCGGCGATTGGATTTTAGCGCATGATCCTTCTTTAATTTTGACGTATAATGGAACGGTCGATCCGCATATTTGGATGGATGCGAGCTTATGGGCTCAAACGATTATTAAAATTGTCGAAGTTCTAAGTGAAAACGATCCAGAGCATGCTAAAGACTATCAAAGCCGGGGAGAAGCGCTTTATCGCGAGTTGATCGACGCTCACTTTGAGTTGCAGCATTTGATGCAGGAAGTTCCTTCGAAAAAAAGATATTTAGTGACAAGCCACGACGCTTTCAACTACTTTGCACGCGCTTATTTAGCGGCAGATCGGGAAATTGAAGATGGCAGTTGGCAAAAGAGGTTTGCTGCTCCAGAAGGGCTAGCACCGGAAAGCCAGTTGAGCGCAGCTGACATTCGGTTGATCCTCGATCATATGAAAAAGTATAAGATTCGCGTCATTTTTCCAGAGTCAAACGTTAGCAGGGCATCGATTCGTAAATTAAAAGACGCTGGAAACGAAGAAGGATTAAATCTTGAAATTGCTCCCGGCCCTCTTTATGGAGATGCGATGGGGCCTCCCGGATCTTCCGGCGATACTTATTTGAAAATGTTGGTCCACAATGTGCGTTTGATTGCAAAATACCTCAATAAGAACGGTGAAGATAATGAAGGATAA
- a CDS encoding DUF971 domain-containing protein: MTALQIKEIRQKDNYHFSIEWTDGKVIDYRLSDLQKMCPCANCVDGSTGERKTNAKFVDEQVRAVKIASVGRYAIRIDFTSGCSMGIYNFEDLRFI; the protein is encoded by the coding sequence ATGACCGCTTTACAAATTAAAGAGATTAGGCAAAAGGACAATTATCATTTCTCCATTGAATGGACTGATGGAAAGGTGATTGATTACCGGTTGAGCGATCTGCAAAAAATGTGCCCTTGTGCAAATTGTGTAGATGGATCAACTGGAGAAAGAAAGACGAATGCAAAATTTGTCGATGAGCAGGTAAGAGCTGTTAAAATTGCAAGCGTAGGACGCTATGCAATCCGAATCGATTTCACAAGCGGTTGTTCAATGGGTATTTACAATTTTGAGGACTTAAGATTTATATGA
- a CDS encoding Mrp/NBP35 family ATP-binding protein has product MMPLPMYDKKEEKSNIRKISRTIAIASGKGGVGKSTVAVNLALALKNKGLRIGLMDTDVYGPSIRKMLPEDRMPGQKGDRLSPALSRGIRVMSMAYFRQENEAAVIRAPIANGVISQFIHQVDWGELDYLIIDFPPGTGDIQLTLCQQAEITGAVMVTTPQEIALMDVKKSIHLFDQVNIPLLGVVENMSGMQVNDQMVYPFGRGGGERLARESGLPFLGSVPIDPLLCRKSDLGESIFDGDGEACAARAFLDVSRRVQEELEGMESPGIGRFELRWKEMGT; this is encoded by the coding sequence ATGATGCCATTGCCGATGTACGATAAAAAAGAGGAAAAAAGCAACATAAGAAAAATTTCCCGAACGATCGCTATTGCTTCGGGAAAGGGAGGCGTTGGCAAATCCACTGTAGCGGTTAATCTGGCTTTGGCGCTGAAGAACAAAGGGCTCCGAATTGGATTGATGGATACGGATGTGTATGGGCCTTCCATAAGGAAAATGCTGCCTGAAGATCGCATGCCGGGTCAAAAGGGGGATAGGCTGTCTCCAGCGTTGAGCAGAGGAATTCGTGTAATGTCGATGGCCTATTTCAGACAGGAAAACGAAGCGGCAGTCATTCGCGCCCCTATTGCCAATGGGGTGATCTCTCAATTTATTCATCAAGTCGACTGGGGCGAGCTGGATTATTTGATCATCGATTTTCCCCCAGGAACAGGAGATATTCAGTTGACGCTCTGCCAGCAAGCAGAGATCACGGGAGCTGTCATGGTCACGACGCCTCAGGAGATTGCGTTGATGGATGTGAAAAAATCGATCCATCTGTTCGATCAGGTAAATATTCCTCTTTTAGGGGTCGTCGAAAATATGAGCGGCATGCAGGTGAACGATCAGATGGTTTATCCCTTTGGAAGAGGCGGTGGAGAGAGGCTTGCAAGAGAAAGCGGCTTGCCGTTTTTAGGCTCTGTCCCCATCGATCCCCTCCTTTGCCGAAAGTCCGATCTTGGGGAATCGATCTTTGATGGAGATGGAGAGGCTTGCGCAGCTCGTGCATTTCTTGATGTTTCCCGCCGCGTTCAGGAGGAGCTGGAAGGGATGGAATCTCCGGGCATTGGACGTTTTGAATTGCGTTGGAAGGAGATGGGAACATGA
- a CDS encoding NTP/NDP exchange transporter, which translates to MSKETQKEFGKLRMFFWPVHSYELKKLLPMFLMFFCISFNYTILRDTKDTLIVTSSGAETIPFLKVWGVVPSAVVFMLIYAKLSNTLSKSALFYVTITPFLAFFGLFALVLYPNKELLHPTELADSLQAVLPLGFSGLIGCLRNWTYSVFYILAELWGSAVLSLMFWGFANDIMRVTEAKRFYNLLGLGANVALLASGTAIIHFSDIRKHLPADVDAWQISLNFLMGMVVLAGIVIIGIYWWMQKNVLTDPAFYDPSDVKKKKEKPKMSITESFKYLLSSKYILCIAILVIAYGISINLVEVTWKNQLKLQYPNPNDYSAFMGGFSRWTGLVTICMMFVGGYIIRTKGWGFAAAITPVVLLLTGIAFFTFVLFRENLSTYIAALGTTPLFLAVVIGMIQNIMSKSSKYSLFDPTKEMAYIPLDQESKVKGKAAIDVVGARLGKSGGSLIQQGLLVAFGTISAITPYVAIATIAVIIGWLFAVRSLNKQFVALTSDAPTEEPKTPEKTSTAAAAAS; encoded by the coding sequence ATGTCGAAAGAAACCCAAAAAGAATTTGGGAAGCTTCGGATGTTTTTTTGGCCCGTACATAGCTACGAGCTCAAAAAGCTTCTTCCGATGTTTCTCATGTTCTTCTGTATTTCCTTTAATTATACGATTTTAAGAGATACGAAAGATACACTGATCGTTACCTCTTCGGGAGCGGAAACCATTCCATTCCTGAAAGTATGGGGGGTCGTTCCCTCAGCGGTCGTATTTATGCTCATCTATGCAAAATTGAGCAACACATTAAGCAAGTCCGCGCTGTTCTACGTAACAATTACACCCTTTCTCGCGTTTTTTGGGCTTTTTGCGTTGGTCCTCTATCCAAATAAAGAGTTGCTCCATCCTACAGAATTGGCCGACTCTCTTCAAGCAGTCCTTCCACTTGGTTTCAGCGGTCTGATTGGCTGCCTTAGAAATTGGACCTACTCGGTTTTCTACATCCTGGCCGAACTATGGGGGAGCGCTGTTCTATCCTTGATGTTTTGGGGATTCGCAAACGACATTATGCGCGTCACCGAAGCAAAAAGATTTTACAACCTGCTCGGACTCGGCGCAAACGTCGCCCTACTTGCCTCGGGAACAGCCATTATCCACTTTTCCGACATCCGCAAACACTTGCCTGCCGATGTTGACGCATGGCAAATCTCCCTCAACTTCCTAATGGGAATGGTTGTGCTTGCCGGTATAGTGATTATCGGTATTTACTGGTGGATGCAGAAAAACGTCTTAACCGATCCTGCATTCTACGATCCATCAGATGTTAAGAAGAAAAAAGAGAAACCAAAGATGTCAATTACAGAAAGCTTCAAGTACTTGCTGAGCTCAAAATACATCTTATGCATTGCGATTCTCGTCATCGCTTACGGTATTTCCATCAACTTAGTTGAGGTAACCTGGAAAAACCAGCTTAAGCTTCAGTATCCGAACCCAAATGATTACAGTGCCTTCATGGGAGGATTCTCTCGCTGGACAGGGCTGGTAACCATCTGCATGATGTTTGTCGGCGGATACATTATTCGAACAAAAGGATGGGGTTTTGCAGCTGCAATCACTCCTGTTGTCCTATTATTGACAGGCATCGCATTTTTCACATTTGTCCTCTTCCGCGAGAACCTGTCTACCTACATCGCTGCGTTAGGTACAACGCCTCTATTTCTTGCTGTTGTGATCGGCATGATCCAAAACATCATGAGCAAATCGAGCAAATACTCCCTATTCGATCCGACAAAGGAAATGGCTTATATTCCTCTTGACCAGGAATCCAAAGTCAAGGGCAAAGCTGCGATCGACGTTGTCGGCGCCCGCCTTGGAAAATCAGGGGGGTCTTTGATCCAGCAGGGACTATTAGTCGCTTTTGGCACTATCTCTGCAATCACTCCATATGTTGCAATTGCAACAATTGCTGTAATTATCGGATGGTTGTTTGCCGTACGTTCCTTAAACAAACAATTTGTCGCTTTGACAAGCGATGCGCCTACTGAGGAACCAAAAACTCCGGAAAAAACTTCTACAGCAGCTGCTGCTGCAAGTTAA